In the genome of Neoarius graeffei isolate fNeoGra1 chromosome 27, fNeoGra1.pri, whole genome shotgun sequence, one region contains:
- the LOC132875065 gene encoding protein S100-B-like — protein sequence MSELENCMNAIIRIFHKYSKREGDKYTLTKSELKELITQELPKFVAAVKDPAEFDSLMKTLDTDGNAECDFQEFMTFIAAVTSLTQLIKQFEDE from the exons ATGTCGGAGTTGGAGAACTGCATGAACGCCATCATTCGCATCTTCCACAAATACTCGAAGAGAGAGGGAGACAAATACACACTGACGAAGAGCGAGCTGAAGGAGCTGATCACACAGGAGCTGCCCAAATTCGtagcg gctgTAAAGGACCCAGCCGAATTTGATTCTCTGATGAAGACGCTCGACACCGACGGAAACGCCGAGTGTGACTTCCAGGAGTTCATGACCTTCATCGCCGCAGTGACCAGCTTGACCCAGCTCATCAAGCAGTTTGAGGATGAATGA